Proteins co-encoded in one Medicago truncatula cultivar Jemalong A17 chromosome 8, MtrunA17r5.0-ANR, whole genome shotgun sequence genomic window:
- the LOC25500407 gene encoding F-box/FBD/LRR-repeat protein At1g16930 isoform X2, whose amino-acid sequence MEHDEDRLSNLPKVILHSIMSRLPEEDAAKTSVLSKDWLETWYTFPILSFSDSQITGLFPPSDLGRMLFPESMDDFVTKIENFIDYVKRRLLRFYDNGLAIKKFKLVVDNVELCSYILMDVDLWLKLAGESGVEVLDLYLPDGPDQDEEGGIKYYVLPKGVIEVKSLTELVLMPGIGVDTAFMNHSIKFFSLRVLSLWGVLVRDEHAIEHLISCCPLIEHITVSFCSVLRPNGATNRLLEGSMKSLSMVGLLKLKTVDVRGIQEIYIDAPCLEKLFYCPGYFDEPFKIDFDRCQNLKYLSLMRDIITDKWFLELFPKFPFLESLKLNNCTMAERIDISSDQLKVLGLSNCSNLKEVNIDAPNLLSCVYHGDCSLETIISFLRSSSQLKVDMDFSIDYRHLCNLREFVQNIKPQNVLSSLSLFIFKRIADVLHPMVFQVSSPPPSIKHLHLLYVPTNETTFSSIVNILLSSCCPAFISLNPHSKAFIEDKVE is encoded by the exons ATGGAGCACGATGAGGACCGATTGTCGAATCTACCGAAAGTCATTCTTCATAGCATCATGTCGAGATTACCAGAAGAAGATGCTGCTAAGACAAGTGTTTTGTCTAAAGATTGGTTAGAAACATGGTATACTTTTCCTATATTGTCTTTTTCTGATTCTCAAATCACTGGGTTGTTTCCTCCATCTGATTTAGGGAGAATGTTGTTTCCCGAATCAATGGATGATTTTGTGACAAAGATAGAAAATTTCATTGATTATGTGAAGAGAAGATTGTTGAGGTTCTACGATAATGGATTGGCTATCAAAAAATTTAAGCTTGTTGTGGACAATGTTGAGCTATGTAGTTACATCTTAATGGATGTTGATCTTTGGTTGAAGTTGGCAGGTGAAAGTGGTGTTGAAGTACTAGACCTTTATTTGCCTGATGGTCCCGACCAGGATGAAGAAGGTGGCATTAAATACTATGTCCTACCAAAAGGTGTAATTGAAGTCAAATCGCTTACTGAGTTAGTGTTGATGCCGGGAATCGGAGTTGATACAGCATTCATGAatcattcaattaaatttttctCACTAAGAGTATTGTCATTGTGGGGTGTCCTTGTGAGAGACGAACATGCAATCGAACATCTCATTTCTTGTTGTCCTTTGATTGAACATATAACTGTGAGCTTTTGTTCAGTGTTGCGCCCTAATGGCGCAACAAATCGTCTACTTGAGGGGAGCATGAAGTCTTTGAGTATGGTTGGTCTACTTAAGTTGAAGACGGTTGATGTTCGAGGAATACAAGAGATTTACATTGACGCCCCGTGTCTtgagaaattattttattgtccTGGTTATTTTGACGAACCATTTAAGATTGATTTTGATAGGTGccaaaatttgaaatatttgtctCTGATGAGAGATATTATCACTGACAAATGGTTTCTCGAACTGTTTCCAAAATTTCCTTTCCTTGAGAGTTTGAAATTGAACAACTGTACAATGGCCGAGAGGATTGATATTTCAAGTGATCAACTTAAGGTGTTGGGGTTATCTAATTGTTCTAACTTGAAGGAGGTCAACATTGATGCTCCAAATCTATTATCATGTGTATATCACGGTGATTGTAGTTTAGAGACTATTATATCTTTTCTAAGAAGTTCTAGTCAGCTAAAAGTTGATATGGATTTTTCCATTGATTATCGTCATCTTTGTAACTTGAGGGAATTTGTGCAAAACATCAAACCTCAAAATGTTTTGTCATCTCTATCCCTGTTCATCTTTAAGCGAATTGCG GATGTACTACACCCGATGGTATTTCAAGTGTCATCCCCTCCACCAAGTATCAAACACTTGCACCTTCTCTATGTTCCAACAAATGAAACTACGTTTTCATCTATTGTAAATATCTTACTTTCAAGTTGCTGCCCTGCATTTATATCTTTGAACCCACATTCTAAAGCGTTCATTGAG